A region of the Phaseolus vulgaris cultivar G19833 chromosome 11, P. vulgaris v2.0, whole genome shotgun sequence genome:
ATATTAGTATATCATTCGAAATGTGAAGTTAAATGTAATTGTTACGTAAAAAAGTACTTATCATTGTACCTTAATTAGCTCACTCCAAACTTCGTCCTCGGCTTCAAAAAGTTTGGTGGTCTGGTTCCATGCGAAACCACTCAATCCACCAAACAAATCATGGATTTCCATCCACCTGTCCTTCAGGCTTTTCTTAAGACCCGATAAACCAACCTCATTTAAAGCCATAACTATGTTAGTGTATCCTTGAGTGGTCCAGCTACCATCAATTCCACACCCTTTTCGTACCTCGTCAATCATTGCATTGAGCAAAATTTGGTCCATCTCCACCGTCCACTTGGTGAACTCTCGATAAGaacctgatgaatttgaagccACATTTTTTCCGCGATCCatctaattaacttaaataaagttaggatgacaaacattgaaaaatggtagaaaatatattatttcattaaattaattgtttacataatcTTGCCACATTTCGTTTGCTATAGCGTCCCTAATATCACACCCTATCATGTAATCATGTTCACGAGCATGGGTGGTGCTTGGTTGGACATCTTGTTCTAACAATTCATTATCTACTTATTATCGATCCCGCGTAGAAAGTTATGCACAATACAACAATCTAACACAATTTTTGTCATAGTATCCACATCATAATGTGGCTCAGTCCCACTGGCTAtaattggaaaacgttttttaagCACCCCAAAGGTTCTCTCAATTACGTTCCTAAGTGATGAATGTTGATGATTAAACAACTCTTTTGCATTTTGTGGCCCTCTTCGCGAATATTCTTTCAAATGGTATCTCACCCCGCGATAAGGTGTTATTATATTTCGTTTTAACATAAAACCTGCATCACCAAGATAGTATTTTCCTACAAAGATTGTGGAAAACTGGGTTAGTATATATTACTACAACCTTTTAATTTTTCTGCACACCCAATCCCCTATAACTAACCTTCTGGAATAACCAAAGGATCGCCTCGTACCAAAGCATCTTTCAATATCCTTGAATCGAAGGCAGTTCCTTTCCAACCGGCTAAGACATATGTGAACTTCATGTCAAAGTCACAGGCTGCAAATATGTTTTGGGTTGGCCAATCTTTTCTCCCTCGAAAACGAGGCGCATCAGCACGTGCAACCTTAGCACGTACATGACTCCCATTTATGGCCCCTAAACAATCCTAATgtaaacaaaaattcataacTTTAATTAACCACAAACTAAAGAAGACATTACACATAATTTCAAGTaatgtttttatcaacaaacCTTAAAGTAGGGGAAAAATCGACTGTTTTTAAGGATGTGTGGTTCTACAACCGTTCCATTTGGTTGGATTAAGAATTCCCCCTCCAACCTTAAAATTGCACtcaaaacattatgaaagtgaCGGGAAACTGTTTCTCCAGACCGATGAAAAAAGAATGACACACTTCAATTCTTCACATTATGCCTAATAATGTGCAAAAATTTCGCTACTTGTTCTTCCACGGTTGATCGATATGCATCTTTAACAAGTCCAATTCCCCGTATTCGTTCACATAATTTAATGAAAGCTTCTGGTCCCATGCGAATAATGTGACGAGATTGTTCAGTGTAAACCAAGTACTCCATCAATTCTTGTCTGCGACGCTCTTTTTGTGCTTGAGACTCACTGATACAGTTGCTTGTAGTAGGCATCGTGCGTAAAATTTTTAATCCAAAAGCAATCATACAAAGAATCATGACTGATGCAccttcattattattttttatttgttcttcgatttgtgaaattaaattcatgttcGCCGCAACAAGATCGTCATAAATTGCAACTGTTTCCTCAAAATGTACCATCTCTGCCTCGTCATAATTTCTTTCTGAATTCATACCGAATGCGGTTACCCTAAAAcgtacttttaattaattttaataaaaaaaattcataaaaagtactatatcattcaataacataatttaatcaaacaacaaataaatataaacaaaccaaataatttatgtacaatctcaaaaaatattaactaaacaTCAACAAATCTTATGTAAAAAATTTCtgactttttaaattactataacatttttttataacatttaattttaacaccaataattaatgtgaaatacaaattaaaaaaaattaagtcaaaatcatatttttactCAAAACTTTGactgtttttttaaattactacaaatcttttttaatgtttttaattataacattaataaattatgttaaatctacaaaaatgaaaaccctataaaaatatttttaaaatttttaatttcattctgtctaaattaaattttgtaaatcttttttatgaacaattcatttttaaataaataataactttgtacatttattattaaaatatcaattaaaaatacaacttctaaagtatcaattactttttaaaaaacctacgaattacaaatttctattttaaattgtaaaaatattgattgtaccttaatcattaattttattctttaatcaCTACAacattatgtaaaaatattatttcttataaacaatttaattttgaaacacTAATAACtatctaaaattattattaaaaattcatatttctTATGTAATGTTTTTCtgactttttaaattactataacattttttttataatatttaattctaacaccaataattaatgtgaaatataaattaaaaaaaattaagtcaaaatcatatttttactCAACACTTTGACTGTTTTTTTTAGttactacaacattttttttatttttttaattataacattaataaattatgttaaatctacaaaaatgaaaaccctataaaaatatttttaaaattttgaattttattctgtctaaattaaattttgtaaatttttttataaacaattcatttttaaataaataataactttgtacatttattattaaaatatcaattaaaaatacaacttctaaaaatatcaattactttttaaaaaacctacgaattaaaaatttctatttcaaattgtaaaaatattcattttaaaaacattaattttattcttataaacaattaaatcttataacaaaaataactaaaacaatttttttaatacttttaatgataatattaataatttttgtccaatcattttaaataaataaatctattctcttataaacaatatttaactaaaCTTTTTCACTTCTCTTTAATCAcctaaactttaaaaaattttgtttccaaaatcattcatttcatacaaataaatatttttttaaaatcttacaaaaattataactatctacaaaaattaaaacaataaatcaaataataacattaatttactaactccttaacataattaactaaactaaagtctaaacaaattatattacaaccaacattaatttactaactccttaacataattaactaaattaaattctaaacaaactatattacaaaaccataatcatccaaacataaatataaaacagaaataaaaaaaaataactttacataaaaaaaattaaaaacctgAAGATAAGCAAGAACAACACAATAGGATGACTGATAGGATGAAGAACAGTGCCtgaaaatcacataaaaaaaattaagaaacacagaattccaaaaaaatttagaacataatcgattatgctctcAGTTATACACATAGGATAATCTATTATccatggataatcgattatgttggtAGGCAAAAATccagcataatcgattatggcacTCAATCATCGATTATGGCCCTTTTTCAACActacaaataatcaattatgccTGTAAATTTTTACAGATAATCAATTACTAACTTTGAAAAATCAATTATCTgcaccataatcgattatctgacTGGTTCTAATTgaggcataatcgattatgcaccaTTCCAAAAAAAGCTCTCACCTCAGACGAACCCAGATGAACCCAAATGAATCACACATATCAACCCAGGACGTGAGATGAACAAGGTATCCTAACACAAACTATGATGGCTTATAGGAATCTCTCCAACCACACTACACTGCACTCTCTGATGGCTCGGTTTCTTTGGTTTTCTGTGAATGGAGGAACCACCTTCATGCTGTTATATAGCCAGCTTCACGCCCACCTACCTCACCCACTGCATTCACTCTCCTTTCACAGTTTCACACAGAGTCAAACGATTCCTGAGCCAAGTCAGAAATCTCATGGCTTCATGTGGCATGCATGCAGGGCCACTGTTCCTCTTGATTCCAGCAAAAGCAAGGGCAACTTTGTAACTTCCTTCGAATGACTTGGCACTCCCACTCTACAGTgcaactttctcttcatctttgaGCAGAAGGAGAATTCACTCaactttctccttccttccacACTCACCCGCAACCATGCATGGATCCAAACGGGGTGCTGTTGTAACTTCCGTCGTCGACAACAGTACCACCCCTGGATCCAAACGGGGcctaataaaattaaatctcACTGTGAATATGACAAATAACCATCACATAGTTCTCGAAAACCAATCTTCTGTACAAAACAATGCACAAAGCAataaaatttttttttcaaaactctaGGGATAATTTAGTTAGTATACATGattgtaggggtgcaggaagaaaaaacaGGGAAGCAAGAAGAaaactcttatttttttatgcTTGTTTAAATAGTCCGTTGTTTAATtctattgatatttttattttttctcttaaatttgatcattttatatttatctttctCCAATCTTATTTAACTCGTCATCAATTCATtcttaaaaaggaaaaaaaccaCTCTCAAAGGAGATTAGAGAAGAAAAAAACGAGTAGATCGATAAATTAAAGtcgataaaataaaaataatattcatatagtcgacaaaaattaaatgtaaaaaaatattttaaacacttgataaaatgatttttttaataaaaaattatttaaaaatatcaatatttataaagtttaattaacttttattattttatatataccaTTATATAAAGATAATATTGGTGTCATAATTTGATAACTTTCTTTGTGTCATCTTTTAATTggataattttactttttaataaataaatgattaataactgtttttttatttcaaaatactaaatatatttttttttaaaataactactatataattttgttaatactatttttataaaactacatatatttaaaattgtattaattagttgattataaaattaataaaattatatattttagtctaataaaaatataaatacatatgtTATCaatctaataaaaatataaatacatgtaCTTACTCACATTGTATTTAGGTTTAAGTAGGAAATTAgtgtaatttaaaattattattatcaatttaagtaaattatttttttgttattcatTTGGCTAAGTTATGGGAAAGGGGACTGATATTAAGAGAGAAGTCGTGGGAGTGGTAAACGATGTTCGTGAGTCATTGCAAACAAATATGAAGTCGCGACGATGGTCTATGATGTTTTTTACATGTTAGGTTGAAGTCTTATGATATTTGCATAACTTTGcttaattatgttaattaaagttaattatgttaattaaaGTTGTGTTAATGTGACACAACTTCAGTTTTggctattttttttaaaaagaaaagaattaggttaagtttttaaaaaaaataagaattagtTTTAAATTGATGATTTATAAAGTTTATATAGTTATTTGTTACTTTGATCATGACACCTCCATTAACGTACTGTCAACTTTCACCATTGTATCTCGACCATAAACTCTATAAACCAATAATATAAAACCAATtcttaatctttttaaaaatctttaacTTAAttctctcaatttttttttttaaaaaaaacttattcacGAGTGACACAATTTCAGTTATATCATTTTGCAGTGAAGTTGTCAGGTTATCATGGCTTTAATTAACATAACTATTTCAAGATGATGCAAATAGTACACAATTTCAAGACAACTCGAaagaaaaaatcataaacaataACAACgatcttatatttattttcactaACATAAAATAGTTTATCATTTCCACCATTTTTTCTCTTAAAACGAGTTTCCTCATTGATGACTTAACCAaatcagtaataaaaaataaaatttgtccAAATAGATGATAATGATTTTAAATTAGAGTAATTTCGTCCTTAAACCTAGCATCTTTTAGTGTATAAGTTAGCATATAACCATTCTCATTCCATAAGTAATAAAGCAGAAACTATCACCTCGAAGTCTATTTAGAACTGTGTGatgcaaaaagaagaaaacagtGGGCTTTCGGCCCATGGGCCTTCAACTTTCGGATTCGTGTTTTTTTGCCGGGAACGTGTTTTTTAGACAAAACCTGCAAACTTCCAATTTACGACTCTGGCACTGCAGGAATCAAAATTTTTGTTTCGCTTTCTGCAGAAAATTCATGCTCCGTATTCTTGAACTGAAACCAGTGTTCATATTTTGCCGTGCGCGTTCGAAGTCGAGTCGATGAGACGAATTCAGCTTCCGGAGCCGCCGAGCCCTACCTCCCGGAGAGGAACTCCGGACATCTTCGAGTCCGGAGTTCACACGTTCGTGCGACGCGCCGTCGTAATCGGCAACGGCTTCGCCGCATCGGAGAATCAGAGCATCGGATTGGTTCGTGCCCTTGGCCTCGCCGATAAGCACGTTTTACATGTAAGAAGAATGCAGAacctttccttttcatttttgtttctccGCAACTATTTCTTCGCAGTCCTAAGGTAACAACTAAGTAGAATTATTTGTCTAGTTCTTAACTTGGCGTTTGACTTGATTGAGAAATGGCGTGACTGTGGATGACGGTATAGCTTTTAGAAGAGTTAGTATCGGAATTATTGACTGAAAAAATGTAGCTTTAGTTGTAGTGATCCCTCAAAGATAAAATTACCAATTCAGTCTCTGATGCTTGCAATTGTGCATTACGGCGAGATTAGTGTTGTGTTGATGATTGACAGGGAATAATTGACCGAGGGAGGACTGAATTGGTGGTTTAGGTTACCCTTCTTAATATTGGATCTACAAACTATTCAGGCATAGGGGATAGAATTTTGTTGTTAGAAGATGTGTTGTGGAAGAAGTTTGTACAATGTACAAATATTAAATGTAGTTAAAGCATTTTACTTGATTCGCTCAATAACCCTAGGTATTGCATACTGAATTCGTTGTATCATGTGCCTTGTAGCATGTTGCTTTTATAGAAGGTATTGTAATAGTAATGTAAGAAATGGATGAATCACTAACCTGTACAATGAGCATACCTAACGTTCTCATTCTGCATGCTTGGTATCTGTGTTTAAAAGGGAAAGTAAATTATTGAAGGGAAAACATCTCTGTATGGATTTATGTATAAGTGATATTAGGTAATGGGTGTAGTTTAGAAACACACTAAATTGAgaaagaagattttttttttggttgtcAGTTCCTGCCAAATGAATATTTCCTAAGGCTGAGATTTCCACCTGTTTTGTTATGGTAAACTGTATATTTGTTTACCTTTGTTAGTGTAGCATCTGAATTTGATACACTTTTGTATCCTTACTTGCCTTGTATCACTGTTAGGTGTTTTTATATTAGGTTATGTTTGGAGGAAATGGAGACAAGGTTAAGTAAATTTTCTcttatttgagatttttttaactGAAGGGAAATAAGAATTGATTGAGATATTACCATGGCAAGAAGCATTTCTCAATGACTCATGCTGATTACCATTGCAATAAGCATTTCTAATTCCTTAATGTCATTGTCACATGACTGTATGCAACTAACACATCTTATTGGGCCTATAATTACGAGCTTAATATTAAggctattattaataatttttaggcATCTAATTTGTCTTCTTTATAAAGCATTAGTGCATTATATTTTGTCATGTTCAAATTGAAAGTGCCTCTTAACAGCTGAATGAGTTCACTTATCCTTTTATGACTGACTTTTGGCAGCGTGTTACCAGACCAAAAGGGGGAATTAATGAATGGCTTCAATGGCTTCCAGTCTCTCtccataaaaaaatagattatataGTAAGAATGATCCAAGGTTATTCTCAAGAAAAGAAGCTTATGCCTTTACCTTCAGAAAATGGTGTCAGTTCAGGATTGTTAGCTGTCTTGGAAGCTGATGTAAAGCAGATAGTTAGTTTTGCTCGTGAAACTTATGAGAAGTAACTTCCTGTTCTTTTCTCTGTAAACTAATGTCATTAATGTGTGTTGTGTGTTATTTATAGATTGCCTAACCAATTTTGTCGTTCATTTCTTGATGGAGACTGATTCAAATGTCTGAGTAACCTTGCCATTAATAATCTTACTCGCTCAGAGCAGTGTACTTCTTTGAACATTAGAAATATACCTAATATGAGGTGTGATAGGAATTATTTGATAATTTGTTTCTTGTAActtgtaataattattttatacaacTAAGACATCTACTAGATTTACATGATTTCCAGTGCATTAATGTTAAGACATGCTTGTCTCTTCCTGTTGTGCTGCTCGGCATAAAACTTAATCTTGTgagttgttatttaatttacTCCGCAAATCCAATCAGTATTATGGTTCTGATATTGATGTAATATTAGTCTCTGAATTCATGTTTCTTAACTTTCTTGTATCTTCATCTGCAACTTATTCTTTGGCAATTTACAAAGAATGATATGATTGGTATTTTATCCAGGGAGGGACCATTGTTGGTTGTTGCATGTGGAAGAGATACCATCTCTACTGCAAGTTCCATAAAACGTTTAGCATCTGAGAATGTTTTTGTCATCCAGGTTTGTAGACTTCATGCATACTAATcttcaatttaattttgataagatATCTTGTAAATTATGCAATTTGTTAGTTTGTAGATTAAAATTTGGAAGAACAACTTATAACGTAAACATAATACTATTTCAATGGCACTAATGCTATGTAAGTCCATGTCTGGGCAGGGATGTATAAGGCATGCTCTTTATAGTTTGGTTGGTTTTGTGATGATGAAAACCTAAAGGGGAGACAAAACTAGGCTCAGTGGCTTAAATTAACAAAGAATGGAATTAAGCTGGTGATTGACGAAAGAGGGAATTGTGAAAGCAATTGAAAACACTAGGAGTAATGATTGGAATTTTTTCATGTCAACTTTAATCTTTTGAAATGGTCTTGGTTTACAATTCTTTGACACGATCCTGCCAGGAAATCCAAATATCTCTTACTTCTATGATTTCTTTCCCTTATGAACTCTTATTCAGTCTGCtttattttctttacttttttatGTATTACATTCAGGTCTAAAATTATAGTTGTGGTCTTTTTTGTGGTAGCATTCTGTCATTTCAGGTTGATGTTGGTCTATGTAGCCTGTAATTTCAAATTGATGATTGCTACAAAAACACACTATTATGATTACATATTATCTGATGTAGTTAACAATTTAAAACCTTGGTTATGTTGCTTCCAAAATGTGGGCTTTATATTGTATATATGCAGTGTCTATTATCTGGTCAAAATTTCATTGTCCTATGGTGCAGTGTTATTTATTGttcttgtattttgctttgGTGTTCATTACTATGTGAGATGTTAAAAACAtctaatcttatttttttatcttggtCTCTCTGATTGTATTTGTCTCATGACCAGATACAACATCCCAGATCTCTTTTGAATAGGTTTGACATGGTGATTACTCCTAAGCATGATTATTATCCTTTGACTCCTGAAGGACGAAAACAGGTTCCTCGGATTCTGCGAAGTTGGATAACTCCACGTGATCCTCCCGATAGTCATGTGGTATGCATATATTGTACTTGTGTTAGACAGTAACTAGCTTTTTACTTTGATGTTGATTACGGTCAAATCCTGGTTGAGGATTATTATGTGGAATTATATGTTCAGGTACTTACTATGGGGGCATTACATCAAGTAGATTTCAGTTCAATACGCAGTGCTGCTGCCACTTGGCATGAAGAGTTTTCACATTTTCCCAGGCCCTTGCTTGTGGTCAACATTGGAGGACCAACAAGTAATTACTACTgtgaatttaattatttgaaatgtCATTAAGACCTAAGAAGGATTTTCAGTGTGGCTAAAAATTTGGGTATTGACTGATGTCTACAATTGATTTAGGAAACTGTCGATATGGTGTAGACCTTGCCAAGCAATTAGCAGCTTCTTTGCTCAGTGTTCTAGCTAGTTGTGGCAGTGTTAGGATATTGTTTTCAGAGAGGACACCGCAGAAGGTATAGTCCTTCATTCCTTGAAGTTTCTTAGAATAATAACACCCACCAACTTGTCCGTCTCTTCATTCTATTTCTCTCTTTGGTGTTTAAACAGGTGTCCAATATCATAGTAAAAGAACTTGGGAACAACCCAAAAGTTTGTATCTGTGACGGGCAAGGTAAACATATGTTCCAGTTTTGATTCCAACATTTAAAATTTCGTTCAACAGATGAACTTAGACTGTAACACAACTTTCAGGACCTGACCTGCACATGGGCCATTTAGCTTGGGCCGACACATTTGTTGTCACTGCAGATTCAGTTAGCATGATAAGTGAAGCTTGCAGCACTGGGTATGCTTGTACAAGTATTTCTATTATTAgaataatgattttatttagTTGTTCTTGATAAAAGTATTTCATGTTATCAAATTATTCTGTTCTATCCCCAGGAAGCCTGTTTATGTTATGGGCGTTGAGCGATGCAGATGGAAGTTCAATGAATTTCACAAATCTTTGAGAGAGATGGGAGTTGTTCGTCCTTTTACAGGTTCCGAGGATGTAAgttatataatgatttttttaccaAACAAAAGGGTTGAAGATTATTGTGGAAGGTTTCTGTTCTGGAATCAAccttattgtatttattttgtaatgGATATGTGTTTTACTTAAATTTCAGATATCAGAAAGTTGGAGTTATCCACCCCTTGCCGATACTGCTGATGCCGCCAAAAAGGTTCATGAAGCGCTTGCTGCTCGAGGGTGGAAATTGAAGGTATAGAATGCAATTGGAAGTTGACAATATACTTTTTGCGGAATTATTTTTGTCTAAATGGGGTAACCATTTTGTTTGATTGTAAGATTTTGTtgatagataatattttattcataccATAATAGGAAATACATATGGTATGCATGTAATCATTTTCACCATAGCAATTTTGAATGTGTCATGTAAAGTAATAAacacgtttttttttttcattttaaagaaTGAGACAAACAAAAAAGGCAGGAAAGAAAGTCTCTTTACCCGTTCTCTTTATATTATTTGGTGTTATCTTTGGTAAAGAAAAGCCGCCAATATGTTGGTATTCAGGCAAGATAATATATAATCTGAGGTTTGGTTCACTCTAAAATGGGAAATTACTTAATTATATGATTTAACTAAACTAGCTTGGAATCACCAAGTTGCTGACAGAATTTAATGTGATTATGTTTGAACTAAACACCAGGTTCATGTTTATTCCTTTCTTATACTTTTAACATGCAAATGACCTAAACTATTGGTAAATTGAGACGAACTCGCCCTACCGATGAACTTACAAATCTTATGATTCTGGTTCAGTTGCCTCAACCTGGCAATTGGTTATAGTGACGCAAGGTAAGATTTGTGGGTTCTAACAACAGTAGTTTTTACTCAACAAAGGCAACAGAGAATCACTGAGAAGAGAGATGGATTTCCTTTCCGGTTTTCAAGCCAATTGCACTACACCAATtggagatatatgctgtgttaGCACCTAAAACTATAAGGTTGAAGTGTTAGCCAAGATCAGGGAAATAGGGTGTCATGAAATATATTCTCTATGTTAATCCATTCTTATACGAACATGATGTCGTTATCAAAACTTTCGCGGACATTGAGCAGTAAAACGAGGAGAGCcaattcttttcttttatttttattttcgtGCAAGGTGGAGCAAGTGTCAACAACTCCTTCATActaatgctttgtttggattctTCTATACTAGTTCGATATCACTCAAATCAATGTCAGGCTATTACTTTAAAAGATACTTTTAAATGAATgattaagtatttttaaaattatttttttgaattaagaCAATTACATtatcttttgttatttttagaTGTATGACCTTTTTCAATGTTGATATGACTAatagtgaaaatattttaaattaagataatataattaatttatatcagCAACTAAATTGAGTAGTgtgtatattattttatatggaTAAGGTAATTACCTTATAATGTATAACGTACTTTTTATAATTAACTTAGCACATGTGAGTTTTGCACGCAGAATCTAGACACATATAGAAATATGTATAATCTCTAGAATGTAGTATACGGATACAcaagtttatatataattatataaattgacaataaatatttatatatacgagttttttttttaaaagatgttttttatgactggtttaaaatgattttttttcttatttttataattataataaaaaaattatataataagtttaagtttttagaaaattaatttctGTTCAGTTTTAAAATTGTGTCCATGATAGAattgttataaatttaataaatatttttttgaattgaacatttCACCAATACATGTTCTACAAATACATGTTCTACAAGTGTCGATATCCAATATATGATCGATAGACACGTTATCTATGAGGAGTGTCGAGTCATgtctaatatatttttatgaaaaagaattattgttatacttttaaaaaaaggaGAGTAgtgaaaaataagaatatatttGTTTAATGAGTTGGTATAGGTATTATTTTATCTtagggaagaagaaaagaatttACATTGCATAAGAAAAGACAAAGGAAGTAAA
Encoded here:
- the LOC137827105 gene encoding mitochondrial fission protein ELM1-like; its protein translation is MRRIQLPEPPSPTSRRGTPDIFESGVHTFVRRAVVIGNGFAASENQSIGLVRALGLADKHVLHRVTRPKGGINEWLQWLPVSLHKKIDYIVRMIQGYSQEKKLMPLPSENGVSSGLLAVLEADVKQIVSFARETYEKEGPLLVVACGRDTISTASSIKRLASENVFVIQIQHPRSLLNRFDMVITPKHDYYPLTPEGRKQVPRILRSWITPRDPPDSHVVLTMGALHQVDFSSIRSAAATWHEEFSHFPRPLLVVNIGGPTRNCRYGVDLAKQLAASLLSVLASCGSVRILFSERTPQKVSNIIVKELGNNPKVCICDGQGPDLHMGHLAWADTFVVTADSVSMISEACSTGKPVYVMGVERCRWKFNEFHKSLREMGVVRPFTGSEDISESWSYPPLADTADAAKKVHEALAARGWKLKV